One segment of Apus apus isolate bApuApu2 chromosome 1, bApuApu2.pri.cur, whole genome shotgun sequence DNA contains the following:
- the SON gene encoding protein SON isoform X2 — protein MAADIEQILRSFVVSKFREMQEEEQHSGGKVEGQPNGDTIPAEQANPSDDTVAGAGSRQNDQIVQKIEEVLSGALDTELQCKSDVDKNTVKNSTKSAKRSSTGEDEIPKKKSKKNKKHKSKKKKKKKKKRKKEKKHKKQPKESKLTTRHGEHGDVQPASLLMPETASSIVSVQHVGFGDANLAVHVQPQELCLKASEELDRQASGLVSQQSTENLGSERETLCATNPPFNLEGSQSDTQGNASIAEICTREEQITQSHENIYPIAINASGNDVLVDTGNYNLSCIPSGVANKSEIQQGSSATPASEVTETVEGSEAYLQLVAQSGAKELEAAAEPESLASDMTTIPTSASQADLSTVKVAHMSVAVEEVKIPEATEKLLHIGNVKYLERSLELGGVSRTLEPSLKPSIGSDHFSAMQCSPTEGSSILKADVSLQHPFKISAVTQVEIESAKIPLGPGAVTEVKDIEPARSSVPKTLVTVMEPVGIAAKDVKAADPAAVLNVSQVFLQPKVLTETRSVDRTQELALPTELTDVKLVAGAKYLRTILDPAAVPQTFVPQTSQAALQMENTNASKMSESALEAVAVTEAKDSEPASLLRRPEEQRESRSESEATLDSTAVLKDSMTGVEVGSDAGLLALEAGSVRPVRRLETTLGPVAETERKYSEADLDRARAQMMTSSSHMHRTGAKDLGDSASVGVAKIQALEAVLQPGTLQERSERSPDSVASYVSMEPVMHLEPTAEREATVKVRGLDNLSEVEAVAEIKDVEVSSKTSHLTQMKNLEMVMESGTRTLMQALGRTLASEVVGEVRHSEVVPEDPNKAKTMSKEVIEPVQSLETSSKSVQEQIVGHSEAASESLPGMEEKTVASEILTEGRNLKGTLESQILTDVRTQGPTVEYIIATRRKSTHKSVPLLTNEKDLEEASETEKAMSATVEVEGSETVEEPEVHMDIQGLEASQNSGNVAAVNVLEHVSESLHAEKQEHLQAVLEAKLAGEWQSREEASESAAEMNFFEAVPKPGDMKDLETTVEHEVAAEVHYVEEVQDRQVEDAVVPGQAEEGEILVEKTDEEQIQASEPLIAETVFSSSHAGDERDSTETPESEIIRDMNQMEAAPAHVAETKDLETPSLPETGAEAVMGLEAEAKDLEAAPVPEAVTEVVPVHVAEAGELEVLPQAEAFKEATPEHESEKRDSETSDVQPDVAARMRETLMRLEKVEKSSHRSSDKKHDAKKQKRSRSKSQSRSRKRKKKSRSRSTSRRLTSKRGRSRSRNYSDSRKKHSKSRSRSVEKRVSSRRSRRRRSRSSDRYRSKSRSAEKRLSSGRSRHRRSRSSDRYRSKSGSVEKRLSSRRSRHRRSRSSDRYRSKSVSVEKRLSSRRSGRRRSRSSDRYRSKSRSVEKRLSSRRSGRRRSRSSDRYRSKSRSLEKRQSSRRSGRRRSRSSDRYRSKSRSVEKRLSSRRSGRRRSRSSDRYRSKSRSVEKGESRLSSWRSRRRRSRSSDRSKSRSRSSEKRGGKEYSWRFRNRSVSSDRSKSRSRSVEKRGRKASLRRSKRQHSKSSDRYKSRSRSVEKRDRKQSSRKSKRQRSKSSDHYKSRSKSVEKKKESSRKAKRRRSKSSERYKSRSRSVEKKRKESSKKSKRKRSKSSESVKSRSKSVEKRDDKLSSVKGSSKHMESSELQESTKCLEKDDVPEPSFGSGDSSTKSSNGPVSVALSVEGLNGPELPPASEGGFSKTSDSIDQSSASVDKTVFEFDSSKTPDNQESESMPVEKPQVSELSVMCENGSAEKAASVESSSLPELTYSTSRSRSPSVEKISGPETSLVTEFQLSASHEDEMRSTSLKEIEGPEPILTLESGCSVYCDDNKTVSSSGKTEVQESSLISEGVLSDLSDGHELRHTPTEKTEPQKFLQVPESESSKLADSPESRSLLFETVEAQKSSVAPEGTCTAFPNVSESASLSIERGQMQEPFLASDSGHFKSLDGHESGSSFAAQMGELPKSPDGNEQVSLPVEKVKSPAVYLTSECGQVEISDVVLTTVGQSCKSSEVHESSSSVDKDLDGPRLSQVLHHPESSELHELRYLPDGKIEGKGSFVLSKRGIPVCHDGHKSKHNYLEKTEGAELSAASELRCSLFPEGYKLTSTAVGKAEIQKPSLLESESVSTSTENLEASVSSLTSEDGLFLLPDSNELRPIPDEKVEVQKTSELQCIAPTDGHKLRSAYDEEKQVQESSLILESRYSVSSDGHELTSTPFEKSEVEEPSQIPENEYTIGLDGPELMSTPAEKTEMRELYRMSEERCLVPIESQELQSPPVEKIEMQEPAVIENEYAVSWEGQELRSSSPEKVELQEASVVPDNEYAVSSDDHELPCSLAEKSEVQEYLLSENEYAVSPEVREMSASPAEKEVQEPSLTSDNEYAIFHEGQGLQSTHAEKTVEQEPSVVPESQYAASPEAQELLFSLTEKTETQECSLLSENEYDVSPDGHNLRSSPREKEEMEEPSETSESESSMSTDGQELQSTLVEKTEVQELSLMSEGECAMSPEGQELQSSPAERVEAENERALSPEEYGSRLTHAEKTEGIDSSMTPENDHLLSFENEEVRFTPVQKADVPELSPTPENECAASPDGQELRFHPLGKVGSLRLLTQNDKASMSPDDSDLKSIPVEKMDEAVPSLMPESGYSMSPDGYSVKSGPVEETGDLEPSSISERRHSTSSYQESNELRSPMEEEGLEFSLTSEHRRSMSPEGHDQKSTIDEEADDLTPSLTSEHRRSTSPDDHESQSSGEEAEYLEQPLTTERRSSVSSDEHESRSTTGEEVEDAEPSLTAERRDSTSSDEHESATGEDVEDGEPSLTAERRHSTSSDDRESRSTTGEEIEDLEPSLTAEHRRSMSPDGRESRSTTGEEAEDQELSLTVERRHSTSSDEHESRSSVGEEGDDVEPSLTAERRDSTSSDEHESRSTTGEEAEDMEASLTTDHRRSTSPDGRESRSTTGEEGDDVEPSLTAERRDSTSSDERESSSGEEDADQSLADEDKQDSMPLERSEEQDSSFVPDRRSESSEREKSRSKSVDKISDKESSRRSVSRQSRSPTRQKSRSVSVEKAEDKESSQRSRRRRSRSTAHQRSRSTSVEKAADKESSRRSRRRRSRSTAHQRSRSKSVEKTADKESSRRSRSRRSRSSQRRSQRYDTESRSRRNRSRSVTRRRASRSKSNRRSRSSSLSRSRHRRRSRSRSASRRRRSLSRDRRKRSQRNRSRSTDRRRRRSDSRDRRISIRLRSRSRTPIRQRRSRSRGRRRSSSRSPIRLRRSRSSGRRRYSRSPDRRRSRSSERFSSRSPKRLTDLDKAQLLEIAKANAAAMCAKSGVPLPPSLMPLLSQKKDDKANQKSSRDTLKELTEKCKKIAQSTDDVIVNKPHVSDEEEEERPFYHHPFKLSEPKPIFFNLSTPSIKPAPPPQPKNQVSLSKEFPVSSGSQHRKKEADSVYGEWVPVEKGKEDSKDDVFPKPAIECVDITTAMNDRAMAQKRLNENSFDLEAMCMLNRAQEQIDAWAQSNSIPGQFTGSTGAQILSSDELTNSGPQAWIRKDQFLRAAPVTGGMGAQLMRKMGWREGEGLGKNKEGSVEPIMVDFKTDRKGLVAVGEKAQKRSGHYVVMKDLSGKHPVSALMEICNKRRWTPPEFVLVDDSGPDHRKHFIFKVRVNGNEYRPTFASLNKKHAKATAATAALQAMGLVPKESMVNTTMFRSASHR, from the exons ATGGCGGCTGACATCGAGCAGATCTTGCGGTCCTTCGTGGTTAGCAAATTCCGGGAGAtgcaggaagaggagcagcacagcGG TGGAAAGGTAGAAGGCCAGCCCAATGGTGACACAATCCCAGCTGAGCAAGCCAACCCTTCAGATGACACTGTTGCTGGTGCTGGGAGTCGTCAGAATGATCAGATAGTGCAGAAAATAGAGGAAGTGCTCTCTGGAGCCCTTGATACAGAACTGCAGTGCAAATCAG ATGTAgacaaaaatactgtgaaaaataGTACTAAGTCTGCAAAAAGAAGCTCTACTGGTGAAGATGAAATTCCTaagaaaaaatcaaagaagaacaagaaacacaaaagcaagaagaagaagaaaaagaagaagaaaaggaagaaagaaaaaaagcataaaaagcaGCCAAAGGAGTCAAAGTTGACTACACGTCATGGAGAACATGGAGATGTGCAGCCTGCTTCTCTTCTGATGCCAGAGACAGCAAGCTCCATAGTGAGTGTACAGCATGTAGGATTTGGAGATGCAAATCTGGCTGTCCATGTGCAGCCTCAAGAACTGTGCTTAAAAGCAAGTGAGGAGCTTGATAGGCAAGCTTCAGGACTTGTTTCTCAGCAATCTACAGAAAATCTTGGAAGTGAGAGGGAGACTTTGTGTGCAACAAATCCTCCATTTAATTTAGAAGGCAGCCAATCTGATACCCAAGGAAATGCTAGTATAGCTGAAATTTGCACTAGAGAAGAACAAATTACACAGtctcatgaaaatatttatcctATAGCTATTAATGCAAGTGGAAATGATGTTCTTGTTGATACTGGAAATTATAATTTGTCTTGCATCCCATCTGGAGTTGCCAATAAatctgaaattcagcaaggTTCATCAGCAACTCCAGCATCAGAGGTAACAGAAACAGTAGAAGGTTCAGAAGCATATCTACAGCTTGTGGCACAGAGTGGAGCAAAAGAGttagaagcagctgcagaacctGAGTCTTTAGCAAGTGATATGACAACAATTCCTACATCTGCAAGTCAGGCAGATCTGAGTACTGTGAAGGTAGCTCACATGTCTGTGGCTGTGGAAGAAGTGAAAATTCCAGAAGCAACTGAAAAATTGCTGCATATTGGTAATGTGAAGTATTTGGAAAGATCTTTGGAGTTAGGGGGTGTGAGCAGGACTTTGGAGCCATCCCTGAAGCCTTCAATTGGATCTGATCATTTTAGTGCAATGCAGTGCAGCCCCACAGAGGGTTCAAGCATCTTGAAGGCAGATGTATCTTTGCaacatccttttaaaatatctgcagtGACCCAAGTTGAAATAGAAAGTGCCAAAATACCCCTGGGACCAGGAGCTGTTACAGAAGTGAAGGATATTGAACCAGCTAGAAGCTCTGTGCCCAAAACCTTGGTAACAGTCATGGAACCTGTGGGTATTGCAGCAAAAGATGTCAAAGCAGCTGAtcctgcagcagtgctgaaTGTGTCACAAGTGTTCCTGCAACCTAAAGTCTTGACAGAAACAAGAAGTGTGGATAGAACCCAGGAATTGGCACTTCCAACAGAATTGACAGACGTGAAATTGGTTGCAGgagcaaaatatttaagaacaaTCTTAGATCCTGCAGCAGTTCCACAGACCTTTGTTCCCCAAACAAGTCAAGCTGCTctgcaaatggaaaatactAATGCTTCAAAAATGTCAGAATCAGCTCTTGAGGCTGTAGCTGTAACAGAGGCAAAAGATTCAGAACCTGCTTCATTATTGAGACGaccagaagagcagagagaatCAAGATCTGAGAGTGAAGCAACATTAGATTCAACAGCAGTGTTAAAAGATAGTATGACAGGAGTAGAAGTAGGCTCAGATGCAGGTCTTCTAGCTCTGGAAGCTGGATCTGTGAGACCAGTGAGAAGGTTGGAAACTACTTTAGGACCTGtagcagagacagaaaggaaatactCAGAAGCAGACCTTGACAGAGCCAGGGCACAGATGATGACATCTTCATCACACATGCATAGGACAGGTGCAAAAGATTTAGGAGATTCAGCCTCTGTAGGTGTGGCAAAGATACAAGCTTTGGAAGCAGTCTTGCAGCCTGGAACCTTACAAGAAAGGTCAGAAAGGAGTCCTGATTCTGTGGCTTCATATGTAAGCATGGAACCAGTTATGCATTTGGAAcccacagcagagagagaagccaCTGTAAAAGTGAGAGGTTTAGACAACTTGTCAGAAGTTGAGGCAGTTGCAGAGATAAAAGATGTGGAAGTGAGTTCAAAAACTTCACACTTaacacagatgaaaaatttGGAAATGGTTATGGAATCTGGAACAAGGACACTAATGCAAGCCTTGGGAAGGACATTGGCTTCTGAGGTGGTTGGAGAAGTGAGGCATTCTGAAGTTGTGCCAGAAGATCCAAACAAAGCGAAGACCATGAGCAAAGAAGTGATAGAACCTGTGCAATCTTTAGAAACAAGTTCAAAATCTGTACAGGAACAAATAGTAGGCCATTCAGAAGCAGCATCAGAGTCTTTGCCtggaatggaagaaaaaactgTGGCATCAGAAATACTGACCGAAGGAAGAAACTTGAAAGGAACTTTAGAATCTCAGATTTTGACAGATGTGAGAACTCAGGGACCTACTGTAGAATATATAATTGcaacaaggaggaaaagcacacacaaaagtGTACCCTTGCTTACCAATGAAAAAGATTTGGAAGAAGCTTCAGAAACTGAGAAAGCAATGTCTGCAACAGTAGAGGTAGAAGGTTCTGAAACAGTTGAAGAGCCTGAGGTACACATGGATATCCAGGGTTTGGAAGCTTCCCAAAACTCTGGAAATGTGGCAGCTGTGAATGTTTTAGAGCATGTTTCAGAATCTTTGCATGCTGAAAAGCAAGAACACCTACAAGCAGTTCTAGAAGCAAAACTTGCAGGAGAATGGCAGAGTAGAGAGGAGGCCTCAGAGAGTGCTGCTGAAATGAACTTTTTTGAAGCAGTTCCAAAGCCAGGGGATATGAAAGATCTGGAAACAACAGTGGAACATGAGGTGGCAGCAGAAGTACACTATGTGGAAGAGGTCCAGGATCGACAAGTGGAGGATGCGGTAGTTCCAGGTCAAGCTGAGGAAGGCGAGATACTGGTTGAGAAGACGGATGAAGAGCAAATTCAAGCATCCGAGCCTTTAATAGCAGAAACAGTTTTTAGTTCTTCACATGCAGGAGATGAGAGAGATTCAACAGAGACTCCTGAATCTGAAATAATCAGAGACATGAATCAGATGGAAGCAGCTCCAGCTCATGTGGCAGAAACAAAAGACTTGGAAACACCTTCTCTTCCTGAGACTGGTGCAGAAGCAGTCATGGGATTGGAGGCAGAGGCAAAAGATTTGGAAGCAGCTCCAGTACCCGAGGCTGTTACAGAAGTCGTTCCAGTACACGTGGCAGAGGCAGGCGAGTTAGAAGTCCTTCCACAGGCTGAGGCTTTCAAAGAAGCAACTCCAGAACATGAGTCAGAGAAAAGAGATTCAGAAACCTCTGATGTGCAACCTGATGTGGCGGCACGAATGAGGGAGACTCTGATGAGACTTGAGAAGGTTGAAAAAAGTAGCCATAGAAGCAGTGATAAAAAACATgatgcaaagaaacagaaaaggagtcGCTCCAAATCTCAGTCCAGGTctaggaagaggaagaaaaaatcgAGGTCACGTTCTACTTCCAGACGTTTGACTTCTAAAAGAGGACGTTCTAGGAGCAGAAACTATTCAGATTCCAGAAAAAAGCATTCCAAATCTAGATCTCGATCTGTGGAGAAGAGAGTGTCTTCCCGGAGATCCAGACGCAGACGTTCCAGGTCATCTGACCGTTACAGGTCTAAATCCAGATCAGCAGAGAAGAGATTGTCCTCTGGGAGGTCCAGACACAGACGTTCCAGGTCTTCTGATCGCTACAGGTCTAAGTCCGGGTCAGTGGAAAAGCGACTGTCTTCCAGAAGGTCCAGGCATAGACGTTCCAGGTCTTCAGACCGCTACAGGTCTAAATCTGTGTCAGTGGAAAAGCGACTGTCCTCCCGAAGGTCTGGACGCAGACGTTCCAGGTCTTCGGACCGCTACAGGTCTAAGTCTAGGTCAGTGGAAAAGCGACTATCCTCCCGAAGGTCAGGGCGCAGACGTTCCAGGTCTTCGGACCGCTACAGGTCTAAGTCCAGGTCTCTGGAAAAGCGACAGTCCTCCCGAAGGTCTGGACGCAGACGTTCCAGGTCTTCAGACCGCTACAGGTCTAAATCGCGATCAGTGGAAAAGCGACTGTCCTCCCGAAGGTCTGGACGCAGACGTTCCAGGTCATCTGACCGCTACAGGTCTAAATCACGATCAGTGGAAAAGGGGGAGAGCAGGTTGTCCTCCTGGAGATCCCGCCGCAGACGTTCCAGGTCCTCTGACCGTTCTAAATCTAGATCCAGGTCTTCAGAAAAGAGAGGGGGCAAAGAATACTCATGGAGGTTCAGGAATAGGTCTGTTTCCTCTGATCGTTCAAAGTCTAGGTCAAGATCTGTTGAGAAGAGAGGTCGGAAGGCATCTCTGCGGAGGTCTAAACGTCAGCACTCAAAGTCCTCTGACCGTTACAAGTCTAGATCCAGATCAGTAGAAAAAAGGGATCGAAAGCAGTCATCGCGGAAGTCTAAACGTCAGCGCTCAAAGTCTTCTGACCATTACAAGTCTAGATCcaaatcagtggaaaaaaagaaggagtCCTCTCGAAAAGCTAAGCGTCGCCGCTCAAAATCTTCTGAACGTTACAAGTCTAGGTCTCGGTCTGTTGAAAAAAAGCGCAAGGAATcttcaaaaaaatccaaacGGAAACGTTCTAAGTCCTCTGAAAGTGTTAAGTCAAGGTCCAAATCTGTAGAAAAAAGAGACGATAAGTTATCCTCAGTAAAAGGCAGTAGCAAGCATATGGAGTCTTCTGAACTTCAGGAGTCAACCAAATGTCTTGAAAAAGATGATGTTCCTGAACCTTCTTTTGGAAGTGGAGACAGCTCCACCAAATCCTCTAATGGTCCTGTGTCAGTAGCTTTGTCTGTTGAAGGACTAAATggcccagagctgcctccagcaTCTGAAGGTGGATTTTCCAAAACTTCTGATAGTATTGATCAAAGCTCCGCATCTGTAGACAAAACAGTGTTTGAATTTGATAGCTCCAAAACCCCAGATAACCAGGAATCTGAATCCATGCCTGTGGAAAAACCACAGGTTTCAGAGCTTTCTGTGATGTGTGAAAATGGATCAGCTGAAAAAGCAGCGTCTGTGGAGTCTTCATCACTACCTGAACTTACGTACTCCACATCCAGGTCAAGATCTCCATCTGTTGAAAAAATCAGCGGTCCAGAAACTTCTTTGGTAAcagaatttcagctttctgcatCCCATGAAGATGAGATGAGATCTACCTCTCTCAAAGAAATAGAGGGTCCGGAGCCTATTCTGACACTTGAAAGTGGGTGCTCTGTATATTGTGATGATAACAAGACAGTCTCCTCATCTGGAAAAACTGAGGTTCAGGAGTCTTCTCTAATATCTGAAGGTGTACTTTCTGACTTGTCTGATGGTCATGAATTGAGACATACCCCCACTGAAAAAACTGAGCCCCAGAAGTTTTTGCAAGTACCTGAGAGTGAATCTTCCAAATTGGCTGACAGCCCTGAGTCAAGATCACTATTGTTTGAAACAGTAGAGGCTCAAAAATCCTCTGTAGCACCTGAAGGTACATGCACTGCGTTCCCTAATGTCTCTGAGTCAGCCTCCTTGTCTATTGAAAGGGGCCAGATGCAGGAACCTTTCCTAGCTTCTGACAGTGGACACTTCAAATCTCTTGATGGACATGAATCAGGATCCAGCTTTGCTGCACAAATGGGTGAGCTTCCCAAGTCACCTGATGGAAATGAACAAGTATCTTTACCTGTTGAAAAAGTCAAGTCTCCAGCTGTTTACCTGACATCTGAGTGTGGTCAGGTTGAAATCTCGGATGTTGTGCTGACAACTGTAGGACAAAGCTGTAAGTCTTCTGAAGTTCATGAGTCCAGTTCATCTGTTGACAAAGATTTAGATGGTCCAAGACTTTCACAAGTACTTCACCACCCTGAGTCTTCTGAACTGCATGAATTGAGGTACCTGCCTGATGGAAAAATAGAGGGTAAAGGATCTTTTGTGTTATCTAAAAGGGGAATTCCTGTGTGCCATGATGGCCATAAATCAAAACACAATTACttggagaaaacagaaggtgCAGAACTGTCAGCAGCATCTGAGCTTAGGTGTTCTCTCTTCCCTGAAGGCTATAAATTGACATCCACTGCAGTTGGAAAAGCCGAGATACAAAAGCCCTCTCTCCTGGAAAGTGAGTCAGTAAGCACATCTACTGAAAATCTAGAGGCCTCAGTGAGTTCTCTGACATCTGAAGATGGGCTTTTCCTGTTGCCTGATAGTAATGAATTGAGACCTATCCCTGATGAAAAAGTAGAAGTGCAGAAGACATCTGAGCTCCAATGTATAGCACCCACTGATGGCCACAAGTTGAGATCTGCATATgatgaagaaaaacaggtaCAGGAGTCATCTCTGATACTGGAAAGCAGATACTCTGTTTCCTCTGATGGTCATGAGTTGACATCCACCCCATTTGAAAAATCTGAGGTAGAAGAGCCTTCTCAAATACCTGAAAATGAGTACACAATAGGGCTTGATGGTCCAGAGTTGATGTCAACCCCTGCCgaaaaaacagaaatgaggGAACTTTATCGGATGTCTGAAGAAAGATGTTTAGTGCCCATTGAGAGCCAGGAGTTGCAGTCACCTCCTGTTGAAAAGATAGAAATGCAAGAGCCTGCTGTGATTGAAAATGAATATGCTGTATCCTGGGAGGGCCAGGAGTTGAGATCTAGCTCGCCTGAAAAGGTAGAGTTGCAGGAGGCTTCTGTAGTACCTGACAATGAGTATGCTGTGTCTTCAGATGATCACGAGTTGCCTTGTTCCCTTGCTGAAAAATCAGAGGTACAGGAGTACTTGCTGTCTGAAAATGAATATGCTGTATCTCCTGAAGTCCGGGAGATGTCAGCCAGTCCTGCTGAAAAAGAGGTGCAAGAGCCTTCTCTAACATCTGACAATGAATATGCCATTTTTCATGAAGGCCAAGGATTACAGTCTACCCATGCTGAAAAAACAGTGGAGCAGGAGCCTTCAGTAGTACCAGAAAGTCAATATGCTGCATCCCCTGAAGCGCAAGAGTTGCTCTTTTCTCTTACTGAAAAAACAGAGACGCAGGAGTGTTCTTTGCTGTCTGAAAATGAGTATGATGTATCCCCTGATGGCCACAATTTGAGATCTAGTCCTcgtgaaaaagaagaaatggaggAACCTTCTGAAACGTCTGAAAGTGAAAGTTCGATGTCCACTGATGGCCAGGAGTTGCAGTCTACTCTTGTTGAAAAAACAGAGGTGCAGGAGTTGTCTTTGATGTCTGAAGGTGAATGTGCCATGTCCCCTGAAGGTCAGGAACTGCAGTCTAGCCCCGCTGAAAGAGTAGAGGCCGAAAATGAACGTGCTCTGTCCCCTGAAGAGTATGGTTCAAGATTGACTCATGCTGAGAAAACAGAGGGAATAGATTCTTCTATGACACCTGAAAATGACCATCTTTTGTCTTTTGAGAACGAAGAGGTAAGATTTACCCCTGTTCAAAAAGCAGATGTGCCAGAGCTGTCTCCAACACCTGAAAATGAATGTGCAGCATCTCCTGATGGACAGGAGTTGAGATTCCACCCTCTTGGAAAAGTAGGCAGTCTCAGACTTTTGACGCAGAATGATAAAGCCTCCATGTCCCCTGATGACAGTGATTTGAAATCCATCCCTGTTGAAAAAATGGATGAGGCAGTACCTTCCTTGATGCCTGAAAGTGGATATTCCATGTCCCCTGATGGCTACAGTGTGAAATCTGGCCCTGTTGAGGAAACAGGGGATCTAGAGCCCTCTTCGATATCTGAGCGTAGGCATTCCACTTCCTCATATCAAGAAAGTAATGAGCTAAGATCACCCATGGAGGAAGAGGGTCTGGAGTTCTCTTTGACTTCTGAGCATAGACGATCTATGTCCCCTGAGGGCCATGACCAGAAATCTACCATTGATGAAGAAGCGGATGATCTGACACCCTCTTTGACATCTGAACATAGGCGCTCCACATCTCCTGATGACCATGAGTCACAATCTAGTGGTGAAGAAGCAGAGTATTTGGAGCAGCCTTTGACAACGGAACGTAGAAGCTCTGTGTCCTCTGATGAGCATGAGTCAAGATCTACTACTGGGGAAGAGGTAGAGGATGCTGAGCCCTCCTTGACAGCTGAACGAAGAGACTCCACATCCTCTGATGAGCATGAGTCTGCCACTGGTGAAGATGTAGAAGATGGGGAACCCTCTTTGACAGCTGAACGTAGACACTCCACCTCCTCTGATGACCGTGAGTCAAGATCTACAACTGGTGAAGAAATAGAGGATTTGGAACCTTCTCTGACAGCTGAACATAGACGTTCCATGTCTCCTGATGGACGTGAGTCAAGGTCAACCACTGGTGAAGAAGCAGAGGACCAGGAGCTCTCTTTGACAGTTGAACGTAGACACTCCACATCCTCAGATGAACATGAGTCAAGGTCTTCTGTTGGTGAAGAAGGGGATGATGTGGAGCCCTCCTTGACAGCTGAACGAAGAGATTCCACATCATCGGATGAGCATGAGTCAAGATCTACCACTGGTGAAGAAGCAGAGGATATGGAAGCCTCTTTAACGACTGATCACAGACGTTCCACATCCCCTGATGGGCGTGAATCGAGGTCTACCACTGGTGAAGAAGGAGATGATGTGGAGCCCTCCTTGACAGCTGAACGAAGAGACTCCACATCTTCAGATGAGCGTGAGTCAAGCAGTGGTGAAGAGGATGCTGATCAGTCTTTGGCAGATGAAGATAAGCAGGATTCTATGCCTCTGGAGAGATCAGAGGAACAAGACTCTTCCTTTGTACCGGACAGGCGTTCTGAGTCTTCTGAACGTGAAAAATCTAGATCCAAATCTGTTGACAAAATATCTGACAAAGAGTCTTCACGAAGATCTGTAAGCAGACAGTCAAGATCTCCTACTCGCCAAAAGAGTCGATCTGTATCTgttgaaaaagcagaagacaaagaatCTTCACAGAGGTCTAGACGTAGACGCTCCAGGTCTACTGCTCACCAAAGGAGTCGATCAACATCtgttgaaaaagcagcagacaaaGAGTCTTCACGGAGGTCTAGACGTAGACGCTCCAGGTCCACTGCTCACCAAAGGAGTCGATCTAAATCTGTTGAAAAAACAGCAGACAAAGAATCTTCACGGAGGTCTCGAAGTAGACGCTCTAGGTCTTCCCAGCGCAGATCCCAGAGATACGATACAGAATCTCGTTCTAGACGGAATCGCTCCAGATCAGTAACACGGAGAAGAGCATCAAGATCAAAATCTAATCGTCGCTCTCGCTCTAGCTCATTGTCACGTTCAAGGCATAGAAGGAGGAGTCGGTCAAGATCAGCATCAAGAAGGCGGCGTTCTTTATCAAGAGATAGGCGTAAGAGATCTCAGAGGAATCGGTCTAGATCCACtgacagaagaagaagaagatcAGATTCGAGAGATCGTAGAATATCAATCAGATTACGGAGCAGGAGTCGAACACCTATTCGTCAAAGGCGATCAAGGTCAAGAGGAAGAAGACGGAGCTCTAGTAGGTCACCAATTCGTCTACGGCGATCACGATCTTCAGGGAGAAGAAGATACAGCAGATCACCTGACCGTCGTAGGTCGAGATCATCAGAGCGATTTTCGAGCAGGTCACCTAAACGTCTTACAGACTTGG ACAAGGCTCAGCTACTTGAAATAGCCAAAGCTAATGCAGCTGCCATGTGTGCTAAGTCTGGTGTTCCCTTACCACCAAGCCTGATGCCTTTGTTATCTCAGAAGAAAGACGACAAAGCCAATCAGAAGTCATCAAGAGATACACTAAAGGAGCTCACTGAG aaatgcaaGAAGATTGCTCAAAGCACAGATGATGTGATAGTGAACAAACCTCATGTTTctgatgaagaggaggaagaacgTCCTTTCTATCATCATCCTTTTAAGCTCAGTGAACCCAAAcctatttttttcaatttaagt acTCCCAGCATAaaaccagcaccaccaccacaaccAAAAAATCAGGTCAGCCTGTCAAAGGAATTTCCTGTTTCATCTGGGTCTCAACataggaaaaaagaagcagatagTGTCTATGGAGAATGGGTTCCAGttgaaaaaggcaaagaagatAGCAAGGATGATGTTTTCCCCAAACCAGCCATTGAG TGCGTGGACATAACTACAGCTATGAATGATAGAGCAATGGCTCAGAAACGGCTTAATGAAAACTCTTTTGATTTAGAGGCCATGTGCATGTTAAATCGTGCACAGGAACAG attGATGCCTGGGCTCAATCAAACTCCATACCTGGCCAGTTCACAGGAAGTACTGGAGCACAGATACTGTCTTCAGATGAGCTTACCAACAGTGGTCCCCAAGCATGGATTAGAAAG GATCAGTTCTTAAGAGCAGCCCCTGTAACTGGAGGAATGGGAGCTCAACTGATGAGAAAAATGggctggagagaaggagaagggcttggaaaaaacaaagaaggcaGCGTTGAGCCTATTATGGTTGATTTTAAGACGGATCGAAAAG gGCTTGTTGCTGTGGGAGAGAAGGCACAAAAGAGATCCGGACACTATGTTGTGATGAAGGATCTTTCAG GTAAACATCCAGTTTCAGCATTGATGGAGATCTGCAACAAAAGAAGATGGACACCACCTGAATTTGTGTTGGTGGATGATAGTGGGCCTGATCATCGCAAACATTTTATCTTTAAG GTGAGAGTCAATGGAAATGAATATAGGCCTACTTTTGCCAGCCTTAACAAGAAGCATGCTAAAGCCACAGCAGCAACTGCGGCTCTCCAAGCGATGGGACTTGTACCAAAGGAAAGCATGGTTAATACCACCATGTTTAGGAGTGCCTCACACCGCTAg